TTTGTTTAATCTTTCAAAAAGCAAAGTTATCTTTTCTATCAAACTCAATGGGGTTATTGCTTTTCTTAACATGTATATTTTTCTCAAATTTTCTTCTCCTATCAACACTTCCTCTTTTCTTGTTCCGGAGCGTTCCACATCTATGGCAGGGAAGATTCGCTTATCTACAAGACCTCTATCCAAAACCAGCTCCATATTTCCCGTGCCCTTGAATTCTTCGAATATAACATCGTCCATTCTGCTTCCGGTATCTACTAAACAAGTTCCTATAATTGTAAGACTGCCTCCTTCTTCAACATTTCGCGCGGCTCCCAAAAACCTCTTTGGTTTTATAAGCGCGTTAGAATCCACACCGCCAGACAATAGTTTTCCGCCCGGCGGCATAATTGCGTTGTATGCTCTTGCCAACCGCGTTATTGAATCCAATAGTATAATTACATCACGCTTATGCTCTACAAGTCTCTTTGCTTTATTGAGCACAATTTCTGATATTTGTATATGCCTTTCAGGAGATTCATCAAAAGTAGCGGCTATTACTTCTCCTTTTACCGAACGCTTCATGTCTGTTACTTCTTCGGGGCGTTCTCCTATCAACAGAATAAACTGGAGTGCCTCGGGATAATTTATGGTAAGAGCATTGGAAATTTTTTTCAACAA
The nucleotide sequence above comes from bacterium. Encoded proteins:
- the rho gene encoding transcription termination factor Rho; this translates as MNMWELKQKTLKELESLALDMGSKNGKGKNKDELVVEILQKQSEKNGYVFGEGVLEILPEGFGFLRSANFNYNPSSDDIYISPSQIRRFSMHTGDLVSGQIRPPKETEKYPALVRVEAVNHDNPENTKKIKGFDELTPIFPGPCFILETDQRELATRVIDMLIPIGKGQRGLIVSPPRAGKTVLLKKISNALTINYPEALQFILLIGERPEEVTDMKRSVKGEVIAATFDESPERHIQISEIVLNKAKRLVEHKRDVIILLDSITRLARAYNAIMPPGGKLLSGGVDSNALIKPKRFLGAARNVEEGGSLTIIGTCLVDTGSRMDDVIFEEFKGTGNMELVLDRGLVDKRIFPAIDVERSGTRKEEVLIGEENLRKIYMLRKAITPLSLIEKITLLFERLNKTKDNKEFLESMNLKEV